One region of Centropristis striata isolate RG_2023a ecotype Rhode Island chromosome 3, C.striata_1.0, whole genome shotgun sequence genomic DNA includes:
- the LOC131968427 gene encoding sortilin-like — MISVSCILALGLFWSALGTDFHFREKLSGLRRLQREFGTDEERHSLEKSEVSKRSAGLNEQTCTALPAIESTLQNNTHSFTFKVRTMGSLSLAWVGDGSGVLLVLTTFQVPLFMMRFGQSNLYRSEDYGKTFKDVTHLINHTFIQSEFGIAISPDHSGKVMLTGDVSEIGGFKLFRSQDYGLTFVPTELPFEPLIQMLYNPGDCNVLLTLSITLDLWLSEDFGATWRKIHDSVCLVRWGPKNSIYFTTNYNGSCNEKGMLELRKTADYGRSCQTIATRVYSFVLGGRFVFASIMTGTGTERMIHVSVDGGEVWNMAQLPTVNHEQFYSILAANQDMIFMHVDDPGDSGVGTIYVSDDRGAVFSKSLERHLYTTTGSDTDFTAITSLRGVYMTSVLTEDGAVETVITFDQGAKWQTLRRPQNSHCDTETSTNRPNRCRLHIHASYSTTMKMNVPMLPLSQPSAVGLILAHGSVGDGESALSPDVYVSDDGGYSWLLALTGPHHYAILDSGGLLVALEHTNSPVSQIKFSTDEGQCWHTYNFTSDPLHFSGMDSEPGSRSMNVSLWGYRNDFSKWVVITIDFRKLLTRDCTEGDYVQWLAHSADPNGSNDGCVLGYKETFLRLRKDSVCWNGRDFAITKKLSPCACTTDDYHCDFGYYRPENSSECVEQEEVKGRPLEFCLNGTTEQLQTSGYRKIPGDQCEGGFQPDRKETDLRRTCTSNALYPNSLTENSSPNAAVIVMVVIAMLLTSAVGGVWLVKKYVCGGRFLVHRYSVMREHVEADKIEGVDDVDTHYMETGKAQYNEDSDQDLLE, encoded by the exons ATGATCTCCGTATCCTGCATTTTGGCGCTCGGGTTGTTTTGGTCCGCGCTGGGCACGGATTTCCACTTTAGGGAAAAGTTGTCAGGTTTGAGGAGGCTGCAGAGGGAGTTTGGCACTGATGAGGAGCGGCATAGTTTAGAGAAGTCGGAGGTCTCAAAACGCAGCGCAGGACTCAATGAACAGACTTGTACAGCTCTGCCTGCAATAGAGTCAACCCTGCAGAACAACACGCATTCT TTCACCTTTAAAGTGAGGACCATGGGTTCGCTGTCACTGGCCTGGGTGGGAGATGGATCAGGG gTGCTGCTGGTGTTGACGACATTCCAGGTGCCATTGTTCATGATGCGGTTCGGACAGTCTAACCTCTACAGGAG TGAAGACTATGGGAAGACGTTCAAAGATGTGACTCACCTGATCAACCACACCTTCATACAGAGTGAGTTTGGCATCGCCATCAGCCCCGACCACTCCGGCAAG GTGATGCTCACTGGCGATGTGTCAGAAATCGGGGGTTTTAAACTGTTCCGCTCACAGGACTACGGCCTGACCTTTGTTCCAACCGAGCTGCCGTTTGAGCCGCTCATTCAGATGCTGTACAACCCCGGAGACTGCAACGTACTGCTGACGCTCAGTATCACG TTGGACCTGTGGCTGTCTGAGGACTTTGGTGCCACCTGGAGGAAGATCCATGACAGCGTTTGTTTGGTCAGATG GGGGCCAAAAAACAGTATTTACTTCACAACAAACTACAATGGATCATGCA ATGAAAAAGGAATGCTGGAGTTAAGGAAGACAGCAGACTACGGTCGAAGTTGCCAGACTATTGCAACAAGAGTTTACTCCTTTGTACTGGGAGGGCGCTTTGTTTTTGCCTCTATCATGACTGGCacg GGTACAGAGCGTATGATTCACGTGTCAGTGGACGGAGGTGAAGTGTGGAACATGGCTCAGCTTCCTACAGTCAACCACGAGCAATTCTACTCCATCCTGGCAGCCAATCAGGACATGATATTCATGCATGTGGACGACCCTGGAG ACTCCGGTGTTGGAACCATTTACGTGTCAGATGACAGAGGAGCCGTGTTCTCCAAGTCTCTGGAGCGCCATCTTTACACGACCACAGGAAGTGACACTGACTTCACTGCCATTACCTCACTCAGGGGTGTCTACATGACCAGTGTTCTCACTGAGG ATGGTGCAGTGGAGACAGTGATCACCTTTGACCAGGGAGCAAAATGGCAGACGCTGCGCAGACCACAGAACAGCCACTGTGACACTGAGACGTCTACCAACAGGCCGAACAGA TGTAGACTTCACATCCACGCCTCCTACAGCACCACCATGAAGATGAACGTCCCCATGCTGCCTCTCTCACAGCCCAGTGCTGTGGGCCTCATTCTGgctcatg GCAGCGTTGGAGACGGAGAGTCGGCTCTCTCCCCTGACGTGTACGTGTCTGATGATGGGGGCTACTCGTGGCTGTTGGCTCTCACGGGGCCCCATCATTACGCTATACTGGACTCTGGGGGGCTGCTTGTGGCTTTGGAGCACACCAACTCACCCGTCAGCCAGATCAA GTTTTCAACAGATGAGGGGCAGTGCTGGCACACATATAACTTCACCAGCGACCCGCTTCACTTCAGCGGTATGGACAGTGAGCCCGGCTCTCGCTCCATGAACGTCAGCCTGTGGGGTTACAGGAACGACTTCAGTAAATGGGTGGTGATAACGATAGACTTCAGGAAGCTCCTCACCAGAGACT gtaCTGAAGGGGACTATGTTCAGTGGCTGGCTCACTCTGCAGACCCCAATGGATCTAATGACGGCTGTGTGCTGGGCTATAAAGAGACCTTCTTACGCCTGAGGAAAGACTCTGTCTGCTGGAACGGGAGGGACTTCGCCATCACTAAGAAGCTGTCCCCCTGTGCATGTACAACAGACGACTATCACTG TGACTTTGGATATTACCGTCCAGAGAACAGCTCAGAGTgtgtggagcaggaggaggtaaAGGGACGTCCTCTGGAATTCTGTTTAAACGGGACCACCGAACAGCTACAGACCAGCGG GTACCGGAAGATTCCAGGAGACCAGTGTGAAGGAGGTTTCCAGCCGGACAGGAAGGAGACAGACCTCAGGAGGACGTGCACCAGCAACGCCCTTTATCCAAATTCTCTG ACTGAAAACAGTTCACCCAACGCCGCTGTCATAGTGATGGTTGTCATAGCGATGCTTCTGACGAGTGCTGTTGGAGGCGTTTGGCTGGTTAAGAAATACGTCTGTGGGGGAAG